From a single Paenibacillus sp. FSL W8-0426 genomic region:
- a CDS encoding lytic transglycosylase domain-containing protein produces the protein MQIDSSASRKLLETQLSNVLSQTIGSEGTSDTVSDFAELMDGLLGKGTSASPASMPSANSSQAPLANRSLDGLLWLQLGSAYAADAGTYENTYASANSPEVSLNASTNVSSADSGSGSSVPTDFESLIAAVSAKYGVPESLIKAVIDTESSFNPNVVSSAGAKGLMQLMDGTAAGLGVSDPFDPAQNIDAGTKYLSLQLQRFGGQVNMALAAYNAGPGRVTKLGVSTDSELMSVIGRLPAETQAYIAKVEKARQKYIA, from the coding sequence ATGCAGATTGATTCAAGCGCATCACGGAAACTGTTGGAGACGCAATTGTCCAATGTTCTGAGTCAAACGATCGGATCGGAAGGAACGTCGGATACCGTCTCCGATTTTGCCGAATTGATGGACGGACTGCTTGGGAAGGGAACGAGTGCTTCCCCAGCTTCGATGCCTTCGGCCAATTCTTCGCAAGCTCCGCTTGCGAACAGATCTCTTGACGGTTTGCTCTGGCTGCAATTGGGAAGTGCATATGCTGCGGATGCGGGTACATACGAAAACACATACGCCTCCGCCAACAGCCCGGAAGTTTCATTAAATGCGTCGACGAATGTGAGTTCGGCCGATTCCGGTTCCGGTTCTTCCGTGCCTACCGATTTCGAATCGCTGATCGCGGCCGTAAGCGCCAAATACGGAGTGCCTGAATCCTTGATCAAAGCGGTGATCGATACGGAATCCTCATTCAATCCGAATGTCGTTTCCTCGGCTGGCGCAAAAGGATTGATGCAGCTTATGGACGGAACGGCAGCCGGACTGGGAGTCAGCGATCCGTTCGACCCTGCGCAGAACATCGATGCCGGAACGAAGTATCTTTCGCTTCAGCTCCAACGTTTCGGCGGTCAGGTGAACATGGCGCTTGCCGCCTACAACGCAGGACCAGGGCGTGTGACGAAGCTGGGCGTGTCCACCGACAGCGAGCTGATGAGCGTGATCGGCCGCTTGCCAGCCGAGACGCAGGCGTACATTGCAAAGGTGGAAAAGGCGCGCCAAAAATACATCGCATAG
- a CDS encoding DUF1540 domain-containing protein produces the protein MSDNKPIVKCSVSNCHFWGENNFCHADAIMIDIDQHARSHYAEEFAGEMFDSEHQDQASTSSATCCHTFRPK, from the coding sequence ATGAGTGACAACAAGCCAATCGTCAAATGTAGCGTATCGAATTGCCACTTTTGGGGAGAAAACAATTTCTGTCATGCAGACGCGATCATGATTGACATCGATCAGCATGCCAGAAGTCATTATGCTGAGGAATTCGCCGGCGAGATGTTTGATTCCGAGCACCAAGATCAAGCCAGCACTTCTTCGGCCACTTGCTGTCATACATTTAGGCCTAAATAA
- a CDS encoding YpuI family protein, protein MTAANVQKICESTREKLKPAIDRIEQFLNQHSLPELDQNQTEESTAFYKGFLSDLRHLLVFSEVSYEKLGVVLRRANFDVEFAEKALYHTYHQCINSFFYPKNECYSEDGRYAYTGQDAIRFRDKPVRAVRDVVLEISKTYEELRDDLAYYESDYLTQRRMQNQRNHA, encoded by the coding sequence ATGACAGCAGCCAATGTACAAAAAATTTGTGAGTCAACGAGGGAAAAGTTAAAACCAGCTATTGATCGGATCGAACAATTTTTGAATCAACATTCCTTGCCTGAATTGGATCAGAATCAGACGGAAGAATCGACGGCGTTTTACAAAGGATTTTTATCGGATCTCCGTCATCTGCTCGTTTTTTCTGAAGTTTCTTACGAAAAACTTGGCGTTGTGCTGCGTCGTGCCAACTTCGATGTCGAATTTGCCGAAAAGGCTCTTTATCATACGTACCACCAATGCATCAATAGCTTCTTCTATCCCAAAAACGAATGTTATTCCGAAGATGGAAGATATGCCTATACCGGGCAAGACGCGATCCGTTTCCGTGACAAGCCCGTTCGCGCCGTGCGTGACGTCGTTTTGGAAATTTCCAAAACCTACGAAGAATTGCGCGATGATCTGGCTTATTATGAGAGCGATTATCTGACTCAGCGCCGGATGCAAAATCAGCGTAATCACGCTTAG
- a CDS encoding S8 family peptidase: MSRPKWKNWTLAAGVGALTLVLLLPTMYRPDTNQRNQALPQAPREHQEQASKQRLKVQDVKATDMLTRMDAKQHLAALLDKTAKMSEADLARYMNELQLSHAHIRSVDIVDAKGSIQKHYGKKPQDGSTLEHQKLEHSMSLAKKAVMDRKSFESSSFSVGNDKYFVMALPSKEGKNSVIALFNQQILNSVEQHQRRNLRMIPYPREGKFRVESVHPDTLNEITVKTGHDNANASHFYENEIVVRFRQDPGERDMRIIRADLHASKARKLGYTYVFRSEQMSYKQLHDYFERKWNPLYMEPHYMYLTNETAVEQTDVPVPNDILFSDYQWNLPVIETNRGWNITKGSKDVIIGVVDTGVDLDHPDLKGRVLEGYNVIDPSSRPLDDVGHGTHVAGIIGATVNNNEGVAGMSWYNKILPVKVLDNSGSGTTYAVAEGIIWATDHGAKVINMSLGNYADAQFLHDAIKYAYDRDVVLIAATGNDNTERPGYPAAYPEVFAVSATDPDMNKASYSNYGDYVDVMAPGTSIASTYPKNQYAALSGTSMASPHVAALAGLIRSLNPDLTNTEVMDLMRQSVIDLGDPGHDKYYGYGQIDVYKALQAAAGKSAPLQFWPQHVREQMDNILKKYTESSK; this comes from the coding sequence ATGTCGAGACCGAAATGGAAAAATTGGACCCTTGCCGCAGGCGTTGGCGCACTGACCTTGGTTCTGCTTCTTCCCACAATGTATCGCCCGGACACGAACCAAAGGAATCAAGCGCTTCCCCAGGCCCCACGCGAGCACCAGGAACAAGCCAGTAAACAGCGCCTCAAAGTACAGGATGTTAAAGCAACCGATATGCTGACACGCATGGATGCCAAGCAGCATTTAGCCGCTTTGCTGGATAAAACCGCCAAAATGTCCGAAGCGGATCTGGCCCGGTACATGAACGAATTGCAGCTTTCACATGCACATATTCGGTCTGTGGATATTGTCGACGCCAAAGGATCCATCCAAAAGCATTACGGCAAAAAGCCGCAGGATGGGAGCACATTGGAGCATCAAAAGCTGGAGCATTCCATGAGCCTGGCCAAAAAAGCGGTAATGGACCGCAAAAGCTTTGAATCGTCATCCTTTTCCGTAGGAAATGATAAATATTTTGTCATGGCGCTGCCCTCCAAAGAAGGCAAAAATTCCGTGATCGCCCTGTTTAATCAACAGATCCTGAACTCGGTGGAACAGCACCAGCGCAGAAATCTGCGTATGATTCCCTATCCACGCGAAGGCAAATTCCGCGTTGAATCGGTACACCCCGATACGTTGAACGAAATCACCGTGAAAACGGGACACGACAATGCCAATGCCAGCCATTTTTATGAAAATGAAATCGTGGTCCGGTTCAGGCAGGACCCGGGAGAACGGGACATGCGCATCATCCGTGCTGACCTTCATGCCTCGAAAGCACGCAAACTGGGGTATACCTATGTCTTCCGCTCCGAGCAAATGAGCTACAAACAGCTTCATGACTATTTCGAGCGCAAGTGGAATCCCTTGTACATGGAACCCCACTACATGTATTTAACCAACGAAACCGCCGTTGAACAAACGGATGTACCGGTTCCGAACGATATTTTGTTTTCCGATTATCAATGGAACCTTCCCGTCATCGAAACCAATCGAGGGTGGAACATTACGAAAGGAAGCAAAGACGTCATTATTGGCGTTGTGGACACGGGCGTGGACCTGGACCATCCCGACCTGAAAGGCCGGGTGCTTGAAGGATACAACGTGATCGACCCTTCCAGCCGCCCTCTGGACGATGTAGGTCATGGCACTCACGTAGCCGGAATCATCGGAGCCACCGTCAACAACAACGAAGGTGTGGCAGGCATGAGCTGGTACAACAAAATTTTGCCTGTCAAAGTGCTGGACAACTCGGGTTCGGGCACTACTTATGCCGTCGCCGAGGGCATCATTTGGGCAACCGATCACGGCGCCAAAGTCATCAACATGAGTCTGGGCAATTACGCAGACGCACAGTTCCTTCATGATGCAATCAAGTATGCTTATGATCGTGACGTCGTGCTGATTGCGGCCACAGGGAACGACAATACCGAGCGTCCAGGATATCCTGCCGCTTATCCCGAGGTGTTTGCCGTATCCGCCACCGATCCGGATATGAACAAAGCTTCCTACTCCAATTACGGAGATTACGTCGATGTCATGGCTCCTGGCACAAGCATTGCCAGCACCTATCCCAAGAACCAGTATGCCGCGCTGTCAGGCACATCCATGGCCAGCCCGCATGTGGCGGCTCTTGCCGGGTTGATCCGTTCGCTCAACCCCGACTTGACCAATACGGAAGTGATGGATCTGATGCGCCAAAGCGTCATCGACCTCGGCGACCCGGGACATGACAAATACTACGGTTATGGGCAGATCGATGTTTATAAAGCGCTGCAAGCCGCTGCAGGCAAAAGCGCCCCTTTGCAATTCTGGCCGCAGCATGTACGCGAGCAGATGGACAATATTTTGAAAAAATACACGGAATCTTCGAAATAG
- a CDS encoding PLP-dependent aminotransferase family protein: MHIELKRGSSTKLYMQIALTIADRIRSGLIAPGTRLPSVRKLTADLGVSLVTVSKAYAELESSQLIVCSQGKGCYVRALEKDEAEQVGNGGQPKHQNVHRQGQVSAELNWQLALVDYLPRAQLWRHFDASPQVRYEFHMSAIQPELLPTRDIIDSAYRLSSDHPERMAYYGSFQGDRELRQIFMQHFAARGLEASAERMLITSGTQQGIDLVARTFVGPGDVVYMEAPTYTGAIDVFTSRGAKIITVPMDQEGMRIDLLTRLCDSYPPKLIYTIPTFHNPTGITMSAKRKAELLNLAQSYHCLILEDDPFADLHFHAPPPASIKSLDRSGHVVYIKSFSKVLSPGCRVACAIADGSVLTRLVAAKSTADLGSPLLTQKALQSFIQHQYEPYIQGLRKELYARLQAAAGVLERHAPDGVHWILPEGGLNLWLQLPAGIDMHELHRKAHAAGVSFLPGSACYAGEMDDASLRICFTVTGPEPLREGLRILCEAIRAMLPHGGRTTADRLPLI; this comes from the coding sequence ATGCACATTGAATTGAAGCGGGGGAGCAGCACCAAGCTGTACATGCAAATCGCCCTAACGATCGCGGACCGCATCCGATCCGGGCTTATTGCGCCAGGCACCCGCCTGCCGTCCGTAAGGAAATTGACTGCAGACCTTGGCGTCAGCCTGGTTACCGTGTCCAAAGCTTATGCAGAATTGGAGTCCAGTCAACTGATTGTTTGCTCGCAGGGGAAGGGATGTTATGTCAGAGCGCTTGAAAAAGACGAAGCTGAACAAGTCGGAAACGGGGGGCAGCCAAAACACCAAAACGTGCATCGACAGGGTCAGGTCAGCGCAGAGTTGAACTGGCAGTTGGCGTTAGTGGACTATTTGCCGCGTGCCCAGCTCTGGCGCCATTTCGACGCCTCCCCGCAGGTCCGCTACGAGTTTCATATGTCTGCCATCCAGCCTGAGCTGCTGCCCACTCGGGATATTATCGACAGCGCATATCGTTTGTCTTCGGACCATCCGGAACGCATGGCCTACTATGGTTCATTCCAGGGAGACCGTGAACTTCGGCAAATTTTTATGCAGCATTTTGCTGCGAGAGGGCTGGAAGCATCAGCGGAACGGATGTTGATCACAAGCGGAACCCAACAAGGGATCGATCTTGTAGCCCGAACGTTTGTGGGACCCGGAGATGTGGTATATATGGAGGCTCCCACCTATACCGGCGCCATCGATGTTTTTACGAGCCGAGGCGCGAAAATCATCACCGTTCCGATGGATCAGGAAGGCATGCGCATCGACCTGCTTACCCGCCTGTGCGATTCTTACCCGCCCAAACTCATATATACGATCCCGACTTTTCACAATCCGACAGGCATTACGATGAGCGCCAAAAGAAAGGCGGAGCTGCTGAATCTGGCCCAGAGCTACCATTGCCTCATTCTGGAGGACGATCCGTTCGCCGATCTGCATTTTCATGCCCCTCCGCCAGCCTCGATCAAATCGTTGGACAGGTCTGGACATGTCGTATACATCAAAAGCTTCAGCAAAGTGCTTTCTCCGGGATGCCGCGTGGCGTGCGCCATCGCCGACGGGAGCGTGCTTACCCGATTGGTGGCGGCCAAATCGACGGCAGACCTCGGCAGTCCGCTGCTTACCCAGAAAGCGCTGCAGTCTTTCATCCAACATCAATATGAACCATATATCCAAGGACTGCGGAAGGAGCTGTACGCCAGGCTGCAGGCTGCAGCGGGCGTTCTCGAAAGGCATGCGCCGGACGGCGTGCATTGGATACTGCCCGAAGGGGGGCTAAATTTGTGGCTGCAGTTGCCGGCCGGGATCGACATGCATGAATTACATCGCAAAGCGCACGCGGCTGGTGTTTCCTTTTTGCCGGGCTCTGCCTGTTATGCGGGAGAGATGGATGACGCAAGTCTTCGTATCTGTTTTACCGTAACGGGTCCCGAGCCGCTGAGGGAAGGCCTTCGTATCCTATGCGAGGCGATCCGCGCGATGCTTCCCCATGGGGGAAGGACAACAGCGGACAGGCTGCCGCTGATTTAA
- a CDS encoding PLP-dependent aminotransferase family protein, producing the protein MNIPWSNMAQNTPSSVVRDMLQAAQAPGMISLAGGLPAQSSFPLEAIRDAYARVFADGPAALQYAETEGYRPLRVKIADRLQSKGIPASPDHLLLTTGSQQSIDLVCRILLNPGDHVLVESPTYLAALQVIQSYQAQSHGVACDDEGMLPESLEENLKLYRPKLVYINPTFSNPAGKVWSRARRQQAVDLCRKYGVLILEDDPYGEIRFNPEQLDAPALAELDAEGYGSPSNVIYTSTFSKTVAPGLRTGWILAAPDVIKMAARSKQGADLHSSSIDQRALHALMESFDLDGHIRQISNDYKQRMQKMTSLMSEKSWEGITWNSPQGGMFLWLELPESMSAATLFTYGIQEKVCIVPGDSFYAGTPETNRMRINFTHTDPDQLPEAVERMDRAIQRWHAAVQSDTAVTL; encoded by the coding sequence ATGAATATCCCTTGGTCCAACATGGCACAAAACACCCCGTCCTCTGTCGTTCGCGACATGCTTCAGGCTGCGCAGGCACCTGGAATGATTTCGCTTGCCGGAGGCCTTCCAGCCCAAAGTTCCTTCCCGTTGGAAGCCATCCGCGATGCATATGCCCGAGTTTTCGCCGACGGCCCCGCTGCCCTTCAATACGCGGAAACCGAAGGCTATCGGCCACTGCGTGTCAAGATCGCTGACCGCCTCCAGTCCAAGGGCATTCCGGCTTCGCCGGACCATCTGCTCCTGACTACGGGATCGCAGCAGTCCATTGACCTGGTATGCCGCATCCTGCTGAATCCGGGTGATCATGTGCTTGTTGAATCGCCGACGTATTTGGCCGCACTGCAAGTCATCCAATCTTACCAGGCCCAATCCCATGGCGTTGCTTGCGATGACGAAGGCATGCTTCCCGAATCCCTTGAAGAAAACCTGAAGCTATACCGTCCAAAATTGGTTTACATTAATCCAACGTTCTCCAATCCGGCAGGTAAAGTGTGGAGTCGTGCTCGCAGGCAGCAGGCGGTTGACCTTTGCCGAAAATACGGCGTGCTGATCCTTGAGGACGATCCTTACGGTGAGATCCGCTTTAATCCGGAGCAATTGGATGCACCTGCCCTTGCTGAGCTTGATGCAGAAGGTTATGGCAGTCCATCCAACGTTATCTATACCAGCACCTTCTCGAAAACGGTGGCTCCCGGCCTCCGCACAGGCTGGATCCTGGCTGCGCCGGATGTGATCAAAATGGCAGCCCGCTCCAAGCAGGGGGCAGACCTCCACTCCAGCAGCATTGACCAAAGAGCGTTGCATGCCCTGATGGAGTCCTTCGATCTGGATGGACACATTCGTCAAATTTCCAACGACTATAAACAGCGGATGCAGAAGATGACTTCGTTGATGTCGGAAAAATCATGGGAAGGCATTACGTGGAACTCCCCGCAGGGAGGCATGTTCTTATGGTTGGAGCTGCCTGAATCGATGTCTGCAGCTACATTGTTCACCTACGGCATTCAGGAAAAAGTATGTATCGTGCCGGGCGATTCCTTCTATGCCGGCACCCCGGAAACGAACCGCATGCGCATCAACTTTACGCATACCGATCCCGATCAGCTGCCCGAAGCGGTTGAACGGATGGATCGCGCCATCCAGCGCTGGCATGCGGCTGTGCAATCCGACACGGCCGTTACGCTGTAA